From one Solanum lycopersicum chromosome 12, SLM_r2.1 genomic stretch:
- the LOC101249896 gene encoding uncharacterized protein, which translates to MSHHVTNRSQSSSSQPPVVQKLTDDPVNPKNAQSSVTCVYQSHIGGYWRNVTVIWSKNLMNHSVTLTVDSVESDYHQTCKIDLKPWHFWAKKGYKTFEVDGNQLEAYWDLRSAKFSGSPEPCSDFYVALVSEEEVVLLLGDYKKKAYKKTKSRPALVDALLFYKKEHVFGKKSFSTRAKFDQRKQESDIVVESSTTGPRDPEMWISIDGIVLIHIKNLQWKFRGNETVLVNKQPVQVFWDVHAWLFCSPGSGHGLFIFKPGASEDDSDKEGSSVGGGSDCSDQSKYYSTLSYSKSSPFCLFLYAWKIE; encoded by the coding sequence ATGTCTCATCATGTTACAAATAGGTCACAATCATCATCTTCTCAACCGCCTGTCGTCCAAAAACTAACGGATGATCCTGTAAACCCCAAGAATGCTCAAAGTAGCGTTACGTGTGTTTATCAGTCACATATCGGGGGCTATTGGCGTAATGTGACTGTTATATGGAGCAAGAATCTAATGAATCATTCTGTGACCTTAACGGTTGATAGTGTTGAAAGTGATTATCATCAAACATGTAAGATTGATCTTAAACCTTGGCATTTTTGGGCTAAAAAAGGATACAAGACATTTGAGGTTGATGGTAATCAATTGGAGGCTTATTGGGATCTAAGGTCAGCAAAATTTTCAGGAAGTCCTGAACCATGTTCTGATTTTTACGTTGCTTTAGTTTCGGAGGAAGAGGTTGTGTTGTTGTTAGGTGATTACAAGAAAAAAGCCTACAAGAAAACTAAATCAAGGCCAGCATTGGTGGATGCCCTGttgttttacaaaaaagaaCATGTTTTTGGTAAGAAGAGTTTTTCAACAAGagctaaatttgatcaaaggAAACAAGAAAGTGATATTGTGGTAGAGAGCTCAACGACAGGACCTAGAGATCCCGAAATGTGGATAAGCATAGATGGGATTGTTTTGATTCACATAAAAAACTTGCAATGGAAATTCAGGGGAAATGAAACCGTATTAGTGAACAAACAACCCGTGCAAGTCTTTTGGGACGTGCACGCTTGGTTGTTCTGTTCACCAGGGTCAGGTCATGGCCTATTCATTTTCAAGCCGGGGGCATCTGAGGATGATAGTGACAAGGAAGGGAGTAGCGTGGGTGGTGGTAGCGATTGCAGTGACCAAAGCAAGTATTATTCAACGTTAAGCTACTCTAAATCATCGCCATTTTGTCTCTTCTTATATGCATGGAAAATTGAGTGA